In one window of Miscanthus floridulus cultivar M001 chromosome 12, ASM1932011v1, whole genome shotgun sequence DNA:
- the LOC136495276 gene encoding probable methyltransferase At1g29790, with amino-acid sequence MYAPKHRGQQQHSIHEGMGGTATANGHVHRPAARPAPRRAKLKILLVVIATNLVSVYLFSGASLSVHIPASAPRIHLWDSAALLRDLNATRAALAGARAELAALRAQCNASSYLLESVLAGLGAVHGDTPEARDFGGWPEEPQGELKLAIEPHRLPLGFHANFGTDELFPGLGFACRNFQEELAQYMTYNVSGECPDDDALALQLALKGCEPLPRRRCRPREPARYVEPSPLPRSLWSVPPDTTVRWARYTCKNYTCLVQRARTRGGSYFCKDCFDLEGKERRRWQTDNGGPGFSVDSVLRSRAPGTVRIGLDIGGGTGTFAARMRERNVTVVTTTLDLDAPFNRFVASRGLVPLQLTLMQRLPFADGVLDIVHSMNVLSNWVPDAVLESTLFDIYRVLRPGGVFWLDHFFCLGPQLNATYVPIFDRVGFRRLRWKAGRKLDLGAERNEWYVSALLEKPVT; translated from the coding sequence ATGTACGCGCCCAAGCACCGGGGCCAGCAGCAGCACAGTATCCACGAGGGGATGGGTGGTACCGCTACCGCCAATGGCCACGTGCACCGGCCGGCGGCGCGGCCGGCGCCTCGGCGCGCCAAGCTCAAGATCCTGCTCGTCGTCATCGCCACCAACCTCGTCTCCGTCTACCTCTTCTCCGGCGCGTCGCTGTCCGTGCACATCCCGGCGTCGGCGCCGCGGATCCACCTGTGGGACTCGGCTGCGCTGCTGCGGGACCTCAACGCCACGCGCGCCGCGCTCGCCGGGGCCCGCGCGGAGCTCGCGGCGCTGCGGGCGCAGTGCAACGCGTCGTCGTACCTCCTCGAGTCCGTGCTCGCGGGCCTGGGCGCCGTGCACGGGGACACGCCGGAGGCCAGGGACTTCGGCGGCTGGCCCGAAGAGCCCCAGGGCGAGCTCAAGCTCGCCATCGAGCCCCACCGGCTGCCGCTCGGCTTCCACGCCAACTTCGGCACCGACGAGCTGTTCCCGGGGCTGGGATTCGCCTGCCGCAACTTCCAGGAGGAGCTGGCGCAGTACATGACGTACAACGTCAGCGGCGAGTGCCCCGACGATGACGCGCTCGCGCTGCAGCTGGCGCTCAAGGGGTGCGAGCCGCTGCCCCGCCGCCGCTGCAGGCCGAGGGAGCCGGCGAGGTACGTGGAGCCCTCGCCGCTGCCGCGGAGCCTGTGGTCCGTCCCGCCGGACACCACCGTGCGCTGGGCGCGGTACACGTGCAAGAACTACACGTGCCTCGTGCAGCGCGCGCGCACCAGGGGCGGGTCATACTTCTGCAAGGACTGCTTCGACCTGGAAGGGaaggagcggcggcggtggcagaccGACAACGGCGGGCCCGGGTTCAGCGTCGACAGCGTGCTGCGGTCCCGGGCGCCCGGCACGGTGCGGATCGGGCTGGACATCGGAGGCGGCACGGGCACGTTCGCGGCGCGCATGCGGGAGCGGAACGTGACGGTGGTGACTACGACGCTGGACCTGGACGCGCCCTTCAACCGCTTCGTGGCCTCCCGGGGCCTCGTGCCGCTGCAGCTGACGCTCATGCAGCGGCTCCCCTTCGCGGACGGCGTGCTGGACATCGTGCACTCCATGAACGTGCTCAGCAACTGGGTGCCCGACGCCGTGCTCGAGTCCACGCTCTTCGACATCTACCGGGTGCTCAGGCCCGGCGGCGTATTCTGGCTCGACCACTTCTTCTGCCTCGGCCCGCAGCTCAACGCCACCTACGTGCCCATCTTCGACCGCGTCGGCTTCCGCCGGCTCCGGTGGAAGGCCGGCCGGAAGCTCGACCTCGGCGCCGAGAGGAACGAGTGGTACGTGTCGGCGCTGCTCGAGAAACCCGTGACCTGA